From the Rhodopirellula bahusiensis genome, one window contains:
- a CDS encoding FtsK/SpoIIIE family DNA translocase — protein sequence MSTTTANADADESAPPRAVDIRRDVPALLLVALTALTLVSVLTHDPADPVPTPFWPLNQFFTPDLAVYPANDVVQNACGSLGALISSMLLSAVGIGSSLVISAGGGIATALLIRGHMNAPVLRSLGGCITLLAVTTAAAMTDIELNGMPVVGNGGYLGAMTSTFLLQHFHPVGSWILTLTVLSVGLLLTTDYMLVYAGRTVLFGGAKVSRRGFAKAAKAMPVTLRRRRQPFSDLDGPILIDGDESDASLDPNGGRIDPPEPAESGPTIKLRKPKEREAAAEDETEDAEEAAPANGLAKVAKLGAAGLAAAAGIGTSLKKSKEAPEELEEEYEYEEWEEEEEEAPTRDLEVEGEPTTLRNDSAHDESPSPTIKMPKKKDAKQELYDSVQEGAPEGISEYHLPSLELLEGSDGFDYEEQHAEALQKSAMLQQTIRSFGFNVTVTNVEIGPVIAQYELELESGLRLNKITALADDLAIALRVPSVRVVAPIPGKNTVGIEVPNEIRQVVRLRDVIEESDSRISKMNIPVFLGKDVSGEPMPVDLAKMPHLLIAGRTGTGKSVCLNAIISSILMCCRPDEVRMLMIDPKMVELSGYGRLPHLMHPVITDMKKAEAILGWAVEKMEERYSLLAKAGVRHINSFNDLGRDEVLRRLEVDEDDETTDVPDKLPFIVIIADEMADLMMTAGKEVETHIIRLAQKSRAVGIHLILATQKPTVDVITGLIKSNLPARLSFQVASKTDSRVVLDENGADKLLGNGDMLFLWPGTSTLIRGQGTYLSDAEIDRVCDHCSSGGEQQFVGELMNLKINDEEGDASEMDVDKLRKRDELYESAIEVVIREGRGSLSLIQRCLGIGYGRAARLVDYMAEDGIVGQYNGSKSREVLLTMEQWNAMQGITDDSGGTTATAAPKASSQTEAEEEYEDEEEEEEVYDEEEYDEEEYEDDDYEDV from the coding sequence ATGTCAACGACGACAGCCAATGCTGACGCCGACGAATCCGCCCCGCCACGCGCGGTGGACATTCGGCGCGATGTCCCAGCACTCCTGCTGGTCGCGTTGACGGCGTTGACGCTGGTTTCCGTGTTGACGCACGACCCCGCCGATCCGGTCCCCACGCCGTTCTGGCCGCTCAACCAATTCTTCACGCCTGACCTGGCCGTTTACCCCGCCAACGACGTCGTCCAAAACGCATGCGGTTCGCTCGGCGCACTGATCTCCTCAATGCTGCTCAGCGCCGTTGGCATTGGATCGTCCCTGGTGATCTCGGCCGGCGGAGGCATCGCGACCGCCTTGTTGATTCGCGGTCACATGAATGCGCCCGTCCTGCGTTCGCTCGGTGGCTGCATCACCTTGCTCGCCGTGACCACCGCCGCCGCCATGACCGACATCGAACTGAACGGCATGCCCGTCGTCGGAAACGGCGGCTACCTCGGTGCGATGACCTCGACGTTCCTGCTGCAACACTTTCACCCCGTCGGCTCTTGGATCCTCACCCTGACGGTGCTGTCCGTCGGGCTGTTGCTGACGACGGACTACATGTTGGTCTATGCCGGACGAACTGTGCTGTTCGGTGGTGCCAAAGTTTCACGTCGAGGTTTTGCGAAAGCAGCCAAGGCGATGCCCGTCACGCTTCGACGCCGACGACAACCATTCAGCGACCTCGACGGACCCATCTTGATCGACGGCGATGAATCCGATGCATCGCTGGATCCAAACGGTGGCCGCATCGATCCGCCGGAACCAGCCGAGAGCGGACCAACGATCAAGCTGCGCAAACCCAAAGAACGCGAAGCGGCAGCGGAAGACGAAACCGAAGACGCGGAAGAGGCCGCACCCGCCAACGGGCTCGCGAAAGTCGCCAAGCTCGGCGCCGCCGGTTTGGCTGCTGCGGCCGGAATCGGCACCAGCCTCAAGAAGTCGAAGGAAGCTCCCGAGGAACTCGAAGAAGAATACGAGTACGAGGAATGGGAAGAGGAGGAAGAAGAAGCTCCCACGCGAGACTTGGAAGTCGAAGGTGAACCGACGACGCTGCGCAACGATTCCGCGCACGACGAAAGCCCATCGCCGACCATCAAGATGCCCAAAAAGAAAGACGCCAAACAAGAACTCTATGACTCCGTCCAAGAAGGTGCTCCCGAAGGCATCTCGGAGTACCATTTGCCTAGCCTGGAATTGTTGGAAGGGAGCGACGGGTTTGACTACGAAGAACAGCACGCCGAGGCGCTGCAAAAGAGCGCGATGCTGCAACAAACCATTCGCAGCTTTGGCTTCAATGTCACCGTCACCAACGTCGAAATTGGTCCGGTCATCGCGCAGTATGAACTGGAACTTGAGAGCGGTCTGCGGCTGAACAAAATCACCGCGCTCGCCGATGACCTCGCCATCGCACTTCGAGTCCCCAGCGTTCGCGTCGTCGCCCCGATCCCCGGCAAGAACACCGTCGGCATCGAAGTCCCCAACGAGATCCGACAAGTCGTTCGGCTTCGGGATGTGATCGAAGAATCCGATTCGCGGATTTCGAAGATGAACATCCCAGTCTTCTTGGGCAAAGATGTCTCCGGCGAACCGATGCCAGTCGACTTGGCCAAGATGCCTCACCTGTTGATCGCAGGTCGAACCGGTACCGGTAAATCGGTCTGTTTGAACGCGATCATCAGCAGCATCCTGATGTGCTGCCGGCCTGACGAAGTCCGCATGCTGATGATCGACCCCAAGATGGTCGAGTTGTCAGGTTACGGCCGATTGCCTCACTTGATGCACCCCGTCATCACGGACATGAAGAAGGCCGAAGCCATCCTCGGCTGGGCGGTTGAAAAGATGGAAGAGCGTTACTCGCTTCTCGCCAAAGCCGGCGTACGTCACATCAACAGCTTCAATGACCTGGGCCGCGATGAAGTCCTGCGTCGTTTGGAAGTCGATGAGGACGACGAAACCACGGACGTGCCGGACAAGCTTCCCTTCATCGTCATCATCGCCGACGAAATGGCTGACTTGATGATGACGGCCGGCAAGGAAGTCGAAACGCACATCATCCGTTTGGCTCAAAAGAGTCGTGCGGTCGGAATCCACTTGATCCTGGCAACGCAAAAGCCAACCGTCGACGTCATCACGGGTCTGATCAAATCGAACTTGCCCGCGCGTCTGAGTTTCCAGGTCGCCAGCAAAACGGACAGCCGCGTTGTTCTCGACGAGAACGGTGCCGACAAACTGCTCGGCAACGGTGACATGTTGTTTCTGTGGCCCGGTACCAGCACGCTGATTCGAGGGCAGGGGACTTACTTGTCCGACGCTGAGATCGATCGTGTGTGCGACCACTGCAGCAGTGGCGGCGAACAACAATTCGTCGGCGAGCTGATGAACCTAAAGATCAACGATGAAGAGGGCGACGCATCGGAGATGGACGTCGACAAACTTCGCAAGCGAGACGAGTTGTACGAGTCCGCAATCGAAGTCGTGATTCGCGAAGGCCGCGGATCGTTGTCGCTGATCCAACGTTGCCTCGGGATTGGCTATGGGCGCGCCGCGCGGTTGGTTGACTACATGGCCGAAGACGGCATCGTCGGCCAATACAACGGTTCCAAGTCACGCGAAGTCTTGCTGACGATGGAACAGTGGAACGCGATGCAGGGCATCACCGACGACTCCGGCGGAACCACCGCCACCGCTGCCCCCAAAGCCTCCTCGCAAACCGAAGCCGAAGAGGAGTACGAAGACGAGGAAGAGGAAGAAGAGGTCTACGACGAAGAAGAATACGACGAAGAAGAATACGAGGACGACGACTACGAAGACGTCTGA
- a CDS encoding DUF1589 domain-containing protein — MLRRSEASKHHRKFQRAPSNHPARSNLAYTTRRVSKGPPGIRRPTWNDWQRQSTNVSPRSSAF, encoded by the coding sequence ATGCTTCGCAGAAGCGAGGCGTCCAAACACCACCGCAAGTTTCAACGCGCTCCATCCAATCACCCCGCCAGGTCCAACCTGGCCTACACAACCCGCCGCGTCAGCAAAGGACCACCCGGAATCCGCCGACCGACTTGGAACGATTGGCAACGCCAATCAACCAACGTCTCCCCACGCTCATCCGCATTTTAA
- a CDS encoding formylglycine-generating enzyme family protein, which yields MRFGGWVRFGLVGLLCVIGAGNAWEASAQDAAVAVKVTPEVSLDDAALLTRVRDGIIAKAASAEAGSKENSLGDDGIIAGKMQDYRETIPKSGVEFELVAIPGGEFLMGSPEDEADRLEDEGPRRKVKVSSFWMGKHEVTWDEYEPFMMTEVRREKHGGWTDFDPATHDAVDGVSQPTPPYTEMSFGMGQSGYPAVCMTQHSANKFCQWLSAQTGHFYRLPTEAEWEYACRAGTTSAYSFGDGDLDEYGWYYDNSNDKYQKVGTKKPNPWGLHDMHGNVSEWTADAYGESYPVPEDGGVLINPWTVPERLYPRVVRGGSWFDDPDRLRSAARLGSSEDWKQQDPQLPKSLWYHTDASWVGFRVVRPAEIPTLAEMDAYWNSARGKR from the coding sequence ATGCGTTTTGGCGGTTGGGTTCGGTTTGGCTTGGTGGGTTTGTTGTGCGTGATAGGTGCTGGAAATGCATGGGAAGCTTCTGCGCAAGATGCAGCTGTGGCGGTGAAGGTGACTCCGGAGGTTTCGCTGGATGATGCGGCTTTGCTGACGCGGGTTCGGGACGGGATCATTGCCAAGGCGGCTTCGGCGGAAGCCGGTTCCAAGGAGAACAGTCTGGGGGATGACGGGATCATTGCCGGGAAGATGCAGGACTATCGGGAGACGATTCCGAAGTCGGGGGTGGAGTTTGAGTTGGTCGCGATACCGGGTGGTGAGTTCTTGATGGGCAGCCCGGAAGATGAGGCCGATCGACTGGAGGATGAAGGGCCGCGGAGGAAGGTGAAGGTCTCGTCGTTTTGGATGGGCAAACACGAGGTGACTTGGGATGAGTACGAGCCGTTCATGATGACGGAGGTCCGCCGCGAAAAGCATGGTGGATGGACGGATTTTGACCCGGCAACCCACGATGCGGTCGATGGGGTCAGTCAGCCGACGCCGCCCTACACCGAGATGAGCTTTGGGATGGGGCAATCGGGCTACCCCGCCGTCTGCATGACGCAGCACTCAGCGAACAAATTCTGCCAGTGGCTGAGTGCTCAGACCGGTCACTTCTATCGACTGCCGACGGAAGCCGAATGGGAGTATGCCTGTCGGGCTGGTACGACGTCCGCGTACTCTTTCGGCGATGGCGATTTGGATGAGTACGGTTGGTACTACGACAACAGCAACGACAAGTACCAGAAGGTCGGCACGAAGAAGCCGAACCCGTGGGGGCTGCATGACATGCACGGCAATGTATCGGAGTGGACCGCAGACGCTTACGGGGAGTCTTATCCGGTGCCGGAAGATGGCGGTGTGTTGATCAACCCCTGGACGGTGCCGGAGCGGTTGTATCCGCGAGTGGTTCGTGGTGGCAGTTGGTTCGATGATCCGGATCGGCTGCGGTCAGCGGCGCGGCTTGGTAGCTCAGAAGATTGGAAGCAACAGGATCCGCAGTTGCCGAAGAGCTTGTGGTATCACACCGATGCGTCGTGGGTTGGGTTCCGTGTGGTGCGGCCGGCGGAGATTCCGACGCTGGCGGAGATGGATGCGTATTGGAACAGTGCGAGGGGGAAGCGGTAA
- a CDS encoding PEP-CTERM sorting domain-containing protein, which produces MNRWSMPLIGWLAVCFGASQIFWNATEASAAVVTTQETGVDLIFRQDSFGSSPIDIRFGEVVTIADSGLLNFDSEADYFSLFDYARDTVGDLNSQLNVFYTDQITWCGGDIPAAVGCGAVNGSVLIVESDFAAGAFGAELIAHEIGHNLNLGHTSGEGLMGPRLNNDTTLTAGEVATIFESRFVQAELSGARFIQVTPYLIQASAVPEPGAAGMLVAGLAAGMAWRRR; this is translated from the coding sequence ATGAATCGTTGGTCAATGCCGTTGATTGGTTGGTTGGCGGTTTGTTTCGGCGCGAGCCAGATTTTCTGGAACGCGACGGAAGCATCCGCTGCGGTGGTGACGACTCAGGAGACTGGGGTGGATTTGATCTTCCGCCAAGATTCTTTTGGGAGCAGCCCGATCGATATTCGGTTTGGCGAGGTCGTGACGATCGCCGATTCTGGATTGCTGAACTTTGATTCGGAAGCGGACTACTTTTCACTGTTCGATTACGCTCGCGATACTGTGGGCGATCTCAATTCTCAGTTGAATGTCTTCTACACCGACCAGATCACTTGGTGTGGCGGTGACATCCCAGCGGCGGTGGGTTGTGGGGCGGTCAATGGTTCGGTCTTGATTGTCGAATCGGACTTTGCCGCGGGAGCGTTCGGAGCTGAGTTGATTGCACATGAGATCGGCCACAACCTCAATCTGGGGCATACGAGTGGCGAGGGTTTAATGGGACCGCGGCTGAACAACGACACTACTTTGACGGCGGGCGAAGTGGCAACAATTTTCGAAAGCCGGTTTGTCCAGGCGGAACTCAGTGGTGCAAGGTTCATTCAGGTGACGCCGTATCTGATTCAGGCGTCCGCGGTTCCCGAGCCCGGAGCGGCTGGAATGCTGGTGGCAGGGCTGGCCGCTGGTATGGCGTGGCGGCGACGTTAG
- a CDS encoding leishmanolysin-related zinc metalloendopeptidase, translated as MNRNRRLFSVVIAACFWLVSSSGHAALTLHINYSGDAQLESAFQTAATTWEGWLTGYQDGLISVASPDSSAMAGAVLSDVYVNAVTAPNDGLGGILGSAGPTQVARDTSNFWLATDGQMTFDEDDLLVLSSSELDSLILHEMAHALGFGTLWGLNNVVSGSELTGLEATAAWQSEFGQTGTPDIEMDGGPGTAGGHWNENLDGSGLTGITDSLGRDMRDELMTGWLNPNSFISELTLASFRDIGFTTANATAVPEPGTGGVLSAGLVAAMGWRRRRSQAMK; from the coding sequence ATGAATCGAAATCGACGGTTGTTCTCGGTGGTGATCGCAGCTTGCTTCTGGTTGGTTTCCAGCAGCGGCCACGCCGCGTTGACGTTGCACATCAACTACTCTGGCGACGCTCAATTGGAATCGGCTTTTCAGACCGCAGCAACGACCTGGGAAGGGTGGTTGACTGGTTATCAAGATGGGCTGATCAGCGTTGCCAGCCCCGACAGTTCGGCGATGGCCGGGGCCGTGCTGTCCGATGTTTACGTCAACGCGGTAACGGCACCCAACGATGGGCTGGGGGGAATCCTGGGCAGTGCCGGCCCGACGCAAGTTGCCCGAGATACGTCGAATTTTTGGTTGGCGACGGACGGGCAGATGACGTTCGATGAGGACGATTTGCTGGTTTTGTCTAGCTCGGAATTGGATTCATTGATCTTGCACGAGATGGCACACGCACTCGGGTTCGGGACGTTGTGGGGCCTGAACAATGTGGTCTCTGGATCGGAATTGACGGGCTTGGAGGCAACCGCTGCGTGGCAGTCCGAGTTCGGACAGACTGGTACGCCTGATATTGAGATGGACGGTGGTCCCGGAACCGCAGGCGGACATTGGAATGAGAATCTCGATGGATCAGGCCTGACCGGGATCACGGATTCATTGGGGCGCGACATGCGGGACGAGCTGATGACGGGTTGGCTGAACCCGAACTCGTTCATCAGTGAATTGACCTTGGCCTCCTTCCGAGACATCGGGTTCACGACAGCGAACGCTACCGCGGTGCCCGAGCCGGGAACCGGTGGAGTGCTGTCCGCAGGGCTGGTTGCGGCAATGGGATGGCGGCGACGTCGATCTCAAGCGATGAAGTGA
- a CDS encoding PEP-CTERM sorting domain-containing protein yields the protein MFCALRMPSDLLYLIVLETVFMKNKMKMMLPALAILVLSAGAADAAITINIESDPTVYTVGDSVTLRFSAVSDNLVSPDELAGFTLPIDVSQAFPPSGGGTGLPTGISISPVAGDAGDGFGTPALNFAAVQNGINASDTIANFLTLSPIPLSTDVLNPTNLFDVTFGIGAGAVEGIYQVDINTAGAQFAVNPSTAVTVNPGVFLVGPTAVPEPSSLLALGAIGAGVAWRRRRCAGKAVATA from the coding sequence GTGTTTTGTGCTTTGCGGATGCCTTCAGACTTACTTTACTTGATCGTTCTTGAGACAGTTTTTATGAAAAACAAAATGAAAATGATGCTGCCTGCTTTAGCAATACTGGTTTTGTCGGCAGGTGCCGCAGATGCTGCGATTACAATAAATATCGAAAGTGATCCGACTGTTTACACTGTCGGCGACTCTGTAACACTTCGGTTCAGTGCGGTTTCTGATAACTTAGTCAGTCCAGATGAGCTTGCTGGGTTTACATTGCCCATTGACGTTTCGCAAGCTTTTCCTCCAAGCGGCGGTGGAACCGGGCTGCCTACCGGAATTTCTATTTCGCCGGTAGCCGGTGATGCTGGTGATGGATTCGGAACTCCTGCCTTGAACTTTGCAGCTGTGCAAAATGGCATCAACGCATCAGATACGATTGCAAATTTCCTCACGTTATCTCCGATACCGTTGTCAACGGACGTTTTGAACCCTACCAATTTGTTTGATGTGACCTTTGGTATTGGGGCGGGTGCTGTGGAAGGTATCTATCAAGTCGATATTAATACCGCAGGTGCGCAGTTCGCGGTTAATCCGTCTACTGCAGTGACTGTTAATCCAGGTGTCTTCTTGGTTGGTCCTACAGCAGTCCCAGAGCCAAGTTCGCTACTGGCTCTTGGTGCAATCGGTGCTGGCGTTGCTTGGCGTCGTCGACGTTGTGCAGGGAAGGCCGTGGCGACTGCCTAG